The following are encoded together in the Phoenix dactylifera cultivar Barhee BC4 unplaced genomic scaffold, palm_55x_up_171113_PBpolish2nd_filt_p 000769F, whole genome shotgun sequence genome:
- the LOC120107112 gene encoding pentatricopeptide repeat-containing protein At1g04840-like, whose amino-acid sequence MARSGLRPGRLAFPFALKSAASLPAPSVGASLHAFAAKLGVDLDPFVRTSLVDMYVKLGSSVLALQVFDDTPEWHKSANVLLWNVSISACCQLGNMEGARELFESMPERSVASWNSLIHGYIQKGNVEQAAELFNWMPERNVVSWTTMVAGFSQLGENARALRTFDEMLEAGMRPNNYTIASVLSACARMGALESGIRIHEYVLKNGFRANGVIGTALVDMYSKCGKIDHASQVFEHMEERDILTCTAMIMGWAVHGNWKQALQCFEDMKCACVKPDGGVYLAMLMACSHSGNVERGLELFDSMRYDYKIEPNVKHYTCMVDLLGRAGRLDEALAFMEAMPIEPDFIVWGALFNACQSHKNVELAEFAAEKLLKLKPKHQGSYIFLSNMYAGAGRWEDAEKVRINMKDRGMGLSPGWSNIEVEGSTNHFVAGD is encoded by the coding sequence ATGGCTCGCTCCGGCCTCCGCCCGGGCCGCCTCGCCTTCCCTTTTGCCCTCAAATCTGCTGCCTCTCTTCCTGCTCCCAGCGTCGGCGCTTCCCTCCATGCCTTCGCCGCCAAGCTTGGCGTCGACCTTGATCCCTTTGTCCGCACCTCCCTCGTCGATATGTATGTCAAGCTTGGTTCGTCTGTCCTCGCGCTCCAGGTGTTTGATGATACTCCTGAATGGCACAAGTCTGCTAATGTGCTCCTATGGAATGTCTCGATCAGTGCATGTTGCCAGTTGGGTAATATGGAGGGTGCACGGGAGCTCTTTGAGTCAATGCCAGAGAGGAGTGTGGCTTCTTGGAACAGTTTGATTCATGGGTATATACAAAAAGGTAATGTGGAGCAGGCGGCCGAGCTTTTCAATTGGATGCCTGAGAGGAATGTGGTTTCTTGGACGACGATGGTAGCAGGCTTCTCGCAGCTGGGCGAAAATGCACGGGCTCTGCGGACTTTTGATGAGATGTTGGAAGCAGGCATGAGGCCTAACAATTACACAATCGCATCGGTGCTCTCTGCTTGTGCAAGAATGGGGGCTCTGGAGAGTGGCATTCGGATCCATGAGTATGTCCTAAAGAATGGGTTTCGGGCAAATGGAGTGATAGGAACAGCTCTTGTTGATATGTACTCAAAATGCGGGAAGATTGACCATGCCAGCCAGGTCTTTGAGCATATGGAGGAGAGGGATATTCTTACTTGTACTGCAATGATAATGGGATGGGCTGTCCATGGGAACTGGAAGCAAGCACTTCAGTGCTTCGAGGACATGAAATGTGCATGTGTCAAGCCTGATGGAGGGGTGTACTTGGCCATGCTAATGGCATGCTCTCACTCTGGAAACGTGGAGCGAGGGCTTGAGCTATTTGATAGCATGAGATATGATTACAAGATTGAGCCGAATGTGAAGCATTACACCTGCATGGTGGATCTGTTAGGAAGAGCTGGgcggctggatgaagcccttgcTTTCATGGAGGCTATGCCCATTGAACCAGACTTTATTGTTTGGGGTGCTCTTTTTAATGCTTGTCAATCTCATAAGAATGTTGAATTGGCTGAATTTGCTGCAGAGAAGCTTCTCAAACTCAAGCCTAAACATCAAGGTAGCTACATCTTCCTTTCCAACATGTATGCTGGGGCTGGCAGATGGGAGGATGCAGAGAAGGTGAGGATCAATATGAAGGATAGGGGCATGGGGTTGTCACCTGGGTGGAGTAATATTGAGGTTGAGGGAAGCACAAATCATTTTGTTGCTGGTGATTGA
- the LOC120107113 gene encoding uncharacterized protein LOC120107113: MGSSEQELSWKMNQRDPRKALKRFNSFLTKRHFLHPPDHDLVVRIVSKPLPDLGERIAADVPLEPEAEGSIITKSADGGEGVARDDAPKPEEEETSIVKNADGGQDIAAEAAVKLEAEGSSVFRNTDGGEDVAAECSLNTEAEGSSIFKNGDVNSLQRDDSEGILAEDTQKLEEEGSGLVENVDDGGEGNAAENSLKSEAERLSIIKNSDTNFLQPGKTEGIPDRDTLKHEAEESSVIKNSESLYLNYFASWIISSAPNINEDLTISFH, translated from the exons ATGGGGTCATCCGAGCAGGAGTTGTCCTGGAAAATGAACCAAAGAGATCCAAGAAAGGCTCTAAAACGCTTCAATTCGTTCCTCACCAAACGCCACTTTCTCCATCCTCCAGACCACGACCTCGTTGTAAGGATAGTTTCGAAACCACTACCTGATCTCGGCGAAAGAATTGCGGCAGATGTTCCTTTAGAGCCTGAAGCAGAGGGATCAATTATCACCAAGAGTG CTGATGGTGGGGAAGGGGTGGCCAGAGATGATGCACCGAAGCCTGAAGAAGAGGAAACGAGCATTGTCAAGAACG CTGACGGTGGGCAAGATATTGCTGCCGAAGCTGCTGTGAAGCTTGAAGCAGAGGGATCGAGTGTTTTCAGGAACA CTGATGGTGGAGAAGACGTTGCTGCAGAATGTTCTTTGAATACAGAAGCAGAGGGATCGAGCATCTTTAAGAATGGTGATGTCAATTCTCTGCAACGTGATGACAGTGAAGGCATCCTGGCAGAAGATACTCAGAAgctggaagaagaaggatcggGTCTTGTGGAGAACGTTGATG ATGGTGGAGAAGGcaatgccgcagaaaattctcTGAAGTCAGAAGCAGAGAGATTGAGTATCATCAAGAATAGTGATACAAATTTTCTGCAACCTGGTAAGACAGAAGGCATCCCAGACAGAGATACTCTGAAGCATGAAGCAGAGGAATCAAGTGTCATCAAGAACAGTGAGAGTTTATATCTGAACTACTTTGCAAGCTGGATTATTTCTTCTGCTCCCAACATCAATGAGGATTTGACAATTTCATTTCACTGA
- the LOC120107109 gene encoding BTB/POZ domain-containing protein POB1-like, which produces MKQEGNQAPHVNYISRKSKGVHFSTDGDDSAEEVINVNSKILSKKSNMFFKLFNEMKSEPEAQSLTIQIEASEEEAFSGLLEFIYFSTMSPSSYTEIVNLLMISDEFQAFSCAEVCIRLLEMKIEWALSCCELSARVHELYLRELLIKVEKEQKSKICSDIMSHKDELLQLSFDKIEALFCVDTLKVESEDVVYDFIRAWAQNHYPNTETAALLRNCTLNASFASLT; this is translated from the exons ATGAAACAAGAAG GCAATCAGGCTCCACATGTTAATTACATCTCTAGGAAATCAAAGGGTGTGCATTTTTCTACTGATGGAGATGATTCTGCAGAAGAAGTAATCAATGTAAATTCCAAAATCTTATCCAAGAAAAGCAATATGTTTTTCAAG CTTTTCAATGAAATGAAGAGCGAACCAGAAGCACAATCTCTAACTATTCAAATTGAAGCATCTG AAGAAGAAGCCTTCAGTGGACTTCTGGAGTTCATATATTTTTCCACTATGTCGCCATCCTCCTATACAGAGATTGTGAATTTGCTGATGATCTCAGATGAGTTCCAGGCATTTTCATGTGCTGAGGTCTGCATCAGACTGCTGGAGATGAAGATTGAATGGGCACTTTCTTGCTGCGAGCTTTCTGCTAGAGTGCATGAACTTTATCTAAGAGAATTGCTAATTAAGGTAGAAAAGGAGCAGAAATCTAAGATATGCAGTGACATAATGAG CCACAAGGATGAACTTCTTCAACTATCCTTTGATAAAATTGAGGCACTCTTCTGCGTGGACACCCTCAAGGTGGAATCAGAAGATGTTGTTTATGATTTTATACGAGCTTGGGCCCAGAATCATTATCCAAATACGGAGACCGCTGCTCTGCTAAGGAATTGCACCTTGAACGCCTCATTCGCTTCCCTTACCTGA